In Candidatus Sulfurimonas marisnigri, a single genomic region encodes these proteins:
- the wecB gene encoding non-hydrolyzing UDP-N-acetylglucosamine 2-epimerase, producing the protein MKVMTIVGTRPEIIKLSQVMKELDKFTEHIIVHTGQNYDYELNELFFEQLDIRKPDYFLEAVKGTPSETIGDIIAKADKIFDDVKPDALLIYGDTNSCLSVIPAKKRKIPIFHMEAGNRCFDQRVPEEINRKIVDHLSDINLPLSEQARDYLIAEGIKPETVIKTGSPMMEVLNANMDKILSSDILKKENLNPKEYIVMSIHREENVDSPKNFSDLLDSIEELTKKYKIPIIISTHPRTRKKLEEIGYEEKNHLIRFSKPYGFHEYNNLQLNAFCVISDSGTIAEEGSILNLPAVTIRQAHERPEGMDETTVIMSGLNKARVLEAVEVATKHNSESQRTIKPVRDYEADNVSKKILRIILSYTDYVNRTVWHKEI; encoded by the coding sequence ATGAAAGTTATGACAATTGTAGGTACAAGACCAGAAATCATAAAACTAAGTCAGGTTATGAAAGAGCTAGATAAATTTACAGAACATATTATAGTTCATACTGGTCAAAATTATGATTATGAGTTAAATGAACTATTCTTTGAACAATTAGATATAAGAAAGCCAGATTATTTTTTAGAAGCAGTTAAAGGTACACCATCTGAAACTATTGGGGATATCATTGCTAAGGCTGATAAAATTTTCGATGATGTAAAGCCTGATGCTCTTTTAATATACGGAGATACAAATAGTTGCTTAAGCGTTATTCCTGCAAAAAAAAGAAAGATACCTATCTTTCATATGGAAGCCGGCAATAGATGTTTTGACCAGAGAGTGCCAGAAGAGATAAACAGAAAGATTGTAGATCATTTAAGTGATATTAATTTACCACTTTCAGAACAGGCAAGAGACTATTTAATAGCAGAAGGTATCAAGCCTGAAACAGTAATAAAAACAGGTTCACCAATGATGGAGGTTTTGAATGCCAACATGGATAAAATTTTATCTAGTGATATTTTAAAAAAAGAAAATTTAAATCCTAAAGAATATATAGTTATGAGTATCCATAGGGAAGAAAATGTTGATTCTCCTAAAAATTTCAGTGATCTTTTAGATTCAATTGAAGAGTTGACAAAAAAATATAAAATTCCAATTATTATTTCTACACACCCAAGAACTCGAAAAAAACTTGAAGAGATAGGATATGAAGAGAAAAATCATCTGATTAGATTTTCTAAGCCTTATGGTTTTCATGAATATAACAATCTTCAGCTTAATGCTTTTTGTGTGATTTCGGATAGTGGAACAATTGCGGAAGAGGGGTCAATATTGAATCTTCCTGCTGTGACTATCAGACAAGCTCATGAAAGACCAGAAGGCATGGATGAGACTACAGTTATTATGTCTGGGCTTAACAAAGCTAGAGTTTTAGAGGCAGTTGAAGTTGCTACTAAACATAATAGTGAAAGTCAAAGAACAATAAAACCTGTAAGAGATTATGAAGCAGATAATGTATCGAAAAAGATATTAAGAATAATATTATCATATACTGATTACGTAAACAGAACAGTTTGGCACAAAGAGATATAA
- a CDS encoding polysaccharide biosynthesis protein: MFKNKILLITGGTGSFGNAVLRNFLDTDIKEIRIFSRDELKQDDMRKRYNNDKLKFYIGDVRDVNSLEDALKGVDFIFHAAALKQVPSCEFYPMQAVQTNVIGTENVLNVSIKSGVSKVIVLSTDKAVYPINAMGISKAMMEKVAVAKSRNLGAETTICCTRYGNVMASRGSVIPLFIEQIRKNEEITITDPNMTRFMMSLDDAVDLVMFAFKNGKNGDVFVQKSPAATIELLANTLKNMLNKKEHIVKIIGTRHGEKLYETLLTREEMVHAVDMGEYYRIPADNRDLNYNKYFEDGEIITEVVDYHSHNTNRLNENELRRMLLNLREIQKDLKEFNINEEI, encoded by the coding sequence ATGTTTAAAAATAAAATACTACTAATAACAGGAGGAACTGGTTCATTTGGTAATGCCGTCCTTCGTAATTTTTTAGATACTGATATAAAAGAGATAAGAATTTTTTCTCGTGATGAATTAAAACAGGATGATATGCGTAAGAGATACAACAATGATAAACTTAAGTTTTATATTGGTGATGTTAGAGATGTTAATTCTTTGGAAGATGCATTGAAAGGTGTTGACTTTATTTTTCATGCAGCTGCTTTAAAGCAAGTGCCTTCTTGTGAATTTTACCCTATGCAAGCAGTTCAGACAAATGTTATCGGAACAGAGAATGTTTTGAATGTTTCTATTAAATCTGGTGTCAGCAAAGTAATTGTACTCAGTACAGATAAAGCAGTTTATCCAATTAATGCTATGGGAATCAGTAAAGCCATGATGGAAAAAGTAGCAGTTGCTAAGTCTAGAAATTTAGGTGCTGAAACTACAATATGCTGTACAAGGTATGGCAATGTTATGGCTAGTCGCGGTTCCGTTATACCTCTTTTTATAGAGCAGATTAGAAAAAATGAAGAAATAACCATCACTGATCCAAATATGACAAGATTTATGATGAGTTTGGATGATGCGGTTGACTTGGTTATGTTTGCTTTTAAAAATGGAAAAAATGGAGATGTATTTGTACAAAAATCACCTGCAGCAACTATAGAACTTTTGGCAAATACACTTAAAAATATGTTAAATAAGAAAGAGCATATTGTAAAGATTATAGGCACAAGACATGGCGAAAAATTGTATGAAACACTTTTGACAAGAGAAGAGATGGTTCATGCCGTTGACATGGGTGAATATTACAGAATACCTGCAGATAATAGGGATTTAAACTATAACAAGTATTTTGAAGATGGTGAAATTATTACAGAAGTAGTAGATTACCATTCACACAATACGAATAGATTAAATGAAAATGAATTGAGAAGAATGCTTTTGAACTTACGAGAAATTCAAAAAGATTTAAAAGAATTTAATATAAATGAGGAGATATAA